CAGCAGATCTCCATGATCCCCTGCGGGATCCCCTACATCTTCGGGACCCTGGCCACCATCGACGACAACCGACTGCCGTCGGAGAAGATGCTGGACGGGGCGGGTGTGGACCTGCTGATCGACGAGGTGACCGAGATCGGCGCGGACTGCAAGAGCGTCTTCACCAGGGGCGGCAACTCGATCACCTACGACAAGCTGCTGCTGGCCACGGGCTCGCGCCCCACACGGCCGAAGGTGAAAGGCTGCCATCTGGAGAACGTCTTCACCGTTCCCAAGACCTATGACTACCTCAAAGAGATGCGCTCCAAGCTCGACGACGTGCAGGATGTGACGATCGTCGGCGCCGGTTTCATCGCCCTGGAGGTGGCCGACGAGATCCGCAAGATGGGCAAGAACGTCACCGTCCTCTACCGCAGCCGTGTGCTCCGCAAGAGCTTCGATCCCGAGTTCGGCGATATGGTGAAGGAAAAGCTGGAGAATGCGGGCATCAAGATGGTCCACGACAAGCTGGTAGAGCTGAAAGGAACCGAGAAGGTCAGCGGCGTGGTGCTGGAAGAGCTGAAAGGAACCGAGAAGGTCAGCGGCGTGGTGCTGGAAGAGGGCGGGGAGATCAAATCCGACATGGTGGTATTCTCCATCGGCTACCAGCCCAACGACAGCCTGGCCGTGGACGCCGGCCTGGAGGTCACCAAAAACGGCATCCGCACCGACGAATACATGCGCACCTCCCAGCCGGACATCCTGGCCATCGGGGACTGCGCCGAACCGCGGGACTTCTTCACCGGCAAAGCCAGCGGCCAGATGCTGGCCTCCACGGCCACCTTCGAAGGCCGCGTGGCGGGGGCCAACATGTTCCAGATCAAGCTGGTGAAAGAGAGCAAGCGGAACATCGGGATCTACTCCACCGACATGGCCGGCATTGCCCTCGGCGTGGCGGGCCTCACCGAGACAGCCGCCACCGCAGAGGGCTTCGAGATCGTCACCGGGGTCTTCAGCGGCGCCGACCGGCACCCCGGCAAGTTCGAGGACACCTCCACCATCCACCTGAAGCTGATCTTCTCCAGGGACCGCGGCGCCATCCTCGGCGCGGAGCTCGCCGGCGGCAAGAGCGTCGGCGAGATGACCAACATCCTGGGGCTGGCCATCCAGAAGCGCCTCACCGCCTCGGAGATCTACACCGTCCAGTTCGGCACCCACCCCCACCTGACGGCCTCGCCGGCGGCCTACCAGATCGTCAAGGCCGCCGAGGACGCCCTGGCCAAACTCAAAAACTAGCCTCCATCGCAAGGGAAAAACCAACGTCACGGGGCCGGGCGCTTGTTGCGCCCGGCCCGCTTTTCGTATGTACCCTTCCTTCCCACTGCAGGACGCAGCTTTCGCTTGCCAGATATCCGGGAGGAGAGGGTGCTCTGAGCGTACCGTTCCAGCAGAATAAAAAAGTAAAAACCCGAGAGGGGTATTGCGGAAATGTTCAGAATAGCGTATGCTCTGGCCGATGTTCCACCGATATATCGGTTGGATCTCGGATAACCCACCTTCAAAAGGAATGTGTCTATGGCCCCGAAAACCGAACAAGCCTACAACACCATCAAAAGAGAGATCATCACCGGAAGGCTTACGAATAATTCGACGATTTCCGTGAACGCGATTGCGAAACGTCTTGGGATGAGCAAGACACCGGTGCGGGATGCCTTTAAAGAGCTGGAATCGCAGGGCTTTGTGCGTATCTTCCCCAATCAGGGGATTGTGATCCAGGAGCTTACGGTGATGGAAGCGACGCAGATGTACGAACTCCGTATTGCTCTTGAGAGCTATCTCTTGAAACAGATCGTCCCCATACTGACGGAACAGCACCTGGACAGACTGCGGGAACTGCTTTCGCTCCAGGAAGCGGCCATGAAGCGGAATGATCCCTATGAGTTCATGCAGTATGACAACCAACAACACCTCTTTTTACATGAGATTTATTACAACCCCATGATCTTCGATGTTATCAGTCGACTGATTGACCGCATCTTTTATGGAGGTGTTCAGGCGCTCAGCCTCCCCGGAAGGATGGAGGCCACATTGCACGAACATACATCCATTGTAGAGGCGCTTGAAGCACGCAACCTGGAAAAGACCATCAGGGCTTTGGAGTATCACTTCAGTCGGGGACTTTCATCGACCACCACGTCCCTTGAGAGGTATCTACAGGGGTAATCAATCTCCTGCTGGTTACGCGATACAAATCTGTTCAGGGAGGTCATGTTATGCGAAGGAAAGTGGGCGTTCTGTGTCTGACGGGGATTCTTGCTGTTGGTTTTATGATGTTCTTTGGGGCAACAAATCAGGTGTCCGCGGCTGAAAAGGTTCGGTTTGGGATTGCTGTTTCCGAGAAATCCACGTGGTATGAAGGCGCCCAGAGGTTCGCGGAGCTGATCCACGAAAGGACCGACGGGAAGTACGAGGTCGAGCTGTATCCCAGTGACCAGCTCGCCGCAGGCAACATCATCAAAGGCCTGGAAATGCTCAGGATGGGTGGAACGGATATCGATATGCGATCCACCATCATCTACACGACGGTGGATCCCAAGTTTACCGTTCCCCTCATGCCGTGGCTTGTTCCCTCCTATGAGCAGGCGGACAAGGCGATGAACGGCAAAGGCGGGGCGATGCTCTTCGATCTCGTCAAGGCCAATGGTATCCAGCCCCTGGCCTTTGGTGAGTCGGGATTCAGGCAGCTGACGAACAACGTGCATCCCATCAAAGAGCCTGCCGATCTCGAGGGGTTGAAGATCAGGGTTCCCACTATCAAGATGTTCATCAGTCTTTTTAAAGCCCTCGACGCCGATCCCACCTCGATCAACTTTGGGGAACTCTTTGCTGCCCTGCAGCAGGGGACGGCTGACGGCCAGGAGAATCCCCCGGATGTCATCGCTTCCGCGAGGGTGCAGGAAGTCCAGAAGTACATGTCTCTGTGGAATGCCTCCTATGATCCGATCATCATGGGTGC
The Synergistales bacterium DNA segment above includes these coding regions:
- a CDS encoding GntR family transcriptional regulator, whose protein sequence is MAPKTEQAYNTIKREIITGRLTNNSTISVNAIAKRLGMSKTPVRDAFKELESQGFVRIFPNQGIVIQELTVMEATQMYELRIALESYLLKQIVPILTEQHLDRLRELLSLQEAAMKRNDPYEFMQYDNQQHLFLHEIYYNPMIFDVISRLIDRIFYGGVQALSLPGRMEATLHEHTSIVEALEARNLEKTIRALEYHFSRGLSSTTTSLERYLQG
- a CDS encoding FAD-dependent oxidoreductase, with amino-acid sequence MEVKVDGIKSSYDAVIVGKSAGGLTAATAAKRIYPEKEILVIDNQQISMIPCGIPYIFGTLATIDDNRLPSEKMLDGAGVDLLIDEVTEIGADCKSVFTRGGNSITYDKLLLATGSRPTRPKVKGCHLENVFTVPKTYDYLKEMRSKLDDVQDVTIVGAGFIALEVADEIRKMGKNVTVLYRSRVLRKSFDPEFGDMVKEKLENAGIKMVHDKLVELKGTEKVSGVVLEELKGTEKVSGVVLEEGGEIKSDMVVFSIGYQPNDSLAVDAGLEVTKNGIRTDEYMRTSQPDILAIGDCAEPRDFFTGKASGQMLASTATFEGRVAGANMFQIKLVKESKRNIGIYSTDMAGIALGVAGLTETAATAEGFEIVTGVFSGADRHPGKFEDTSTIHLKLIFSRDRGAILGAELAGGKSVGEMTNILGLAIQKRLTASEIYTVQFGTHPHLTASPAAYQIVKAAEDALAKLKN
- a CDS encoding DctP family TRAP transporter solute-binding subunit translates to MRRKVGVLCLTGILAVGFMMFFGATNQVSAAEKVRFGIAVSEKSTWYEGAQRFAELIHERTDGKYEVELYPSDQLAAGNIIKGLEMLRMGGTDIDMRSTIIYTTVDPKFTVPLMPWLVPSYEQADKAMNGKGGAMLFDLVKANGIQPLAFGESGFRQLTNNVHPIKEPADLEGLKIRVPTIKMFISLFKALDADPTSINFGELFAALQQGTADGQENPPDVIASARVQEVQKYMSLWNASYDPIIMGASTRFWSQLDADEQKIFMGAAKEAMDYQKQLSREKNAELIEEFQNDMEVTKLTAEQIQAFKDAAQPVYDEYEDIIGMQLLGAFGYTK